The stretch of DNA GTGGATAATATATCCCTGTTCGGCAAAATAGATGCAGACTTCTGAGCCGATGAGGCCCGATGAGCCAGTGACGAGGAGGGTTTTCATGGATGCACTTCCAGCATTCAGCTATCAGTTGGTGATTTGGCGAATGGAAAAAATAGGGTTTTGATGGGGAAAGGTCAAATTCTAATTATTTTTTTACTTTCAAGCGAAAAACAATGTCTCGAGCGGGAAATATAAAAGCAAAAAAGGATTCGTATAGCTCGGGATAGATGTTTGCCAGCCATTCGATACCCAGCCTGCGAAAGAGAGGATTGAATGTGAGCCGGACTTCGATTTTTTGGAATTTTTCAACCACTCTCGGACGATGTTCGAGGGCTTCGATTTTGTAAAAGATATTCAAAAATCGACGCAGTTTGCCGGGAGGGTTCGGAAATGGCTCAGACAGAAAATCGAAGGTGCGGTAGCTGAGATGGTGGCGATGGGTGGGATCGGTATAGGATGCGGACGAGGAAAAGTGGGGTGTGACGCCTTCCAGACAAGCGTTGGGGCTGGAGATACGCCAGATTTCTTCCATTGCGCGCGGGATATCCGTCAGGTGTTCGATTACATGGCTGAAAACGATGTGATCGAAGGTATTGTCTTTGAATGGGTAAAAGAATTGTTCGAGGTTGACAATAACGTCGGCAGCGGAGCCTCGCGTGATATCTGCACCGATTGCACCGGCTCTTTTGTTTGAACCACAACCGAGATCAAGTGTTCGTTTCATATGTTGTCGGGTACGAGACTGCTCGTATCGTGCCATTTGTATTGATTCGAGATGGTCTTGATATATATGTATTGTGGATGTATTTTTGTCAAAGACATTGTTGCGGGTGTAAAATACTTTTCGGTTAAATGGTGGGGGTGAACCTATGTGTTCGTCCCTATTTTTTTATAATAGCGCGGATGACGGTTTTGATTTCGTCGATGAGTGTTTTGCGTTCGACGATGAGGAGGCCCGAGCCATAACCCGTGGTGAAGATCGCGCTGCCTGCGAGGACGCCTATTGGGATTGGCAATGTGTTGAGCCATTCGGTACTGGCAAAGTGCATGCCCGTGCCAATGGCTGCGGCGATGAGCGGGGGCGCGAATGTTTTGGCGATGGGGATATCGACATATGCGCGTACGAGGATGAGTGCGAGGATGAGGCCGACAATGGCGATGGCGTTCATGCTTATGGCGATGCCTACGGCTCCCATGTGATGGGCGAGATAGGGGGCGAGGATGAGCAGGATGAGGGCTTGCGCCGCAGAGAATTTTGCAATGCTTTTGGGGCTGCCTGCGCTGTAGAATAGGGCGTGTACATCGTCGAGGATAGGACGGCAGAGGGAGTAGATGATGAGCCATTGGAGCAGGGGAGCGGCAGGTGCCCAGTCGGGTTTGAAGATGTGTATCCATCGGTTGGCTTCAAGCGCGAGGACGAGGGAGATGGGGACTGTGGTGCGGAGGATGAGGCGCGAGGTTCGGCGGTATGCTGCGGAGAGTTGGTCGCGGTTGTTCTGGTAGCGCGCGTACACTGTGGCAGTGATGCGTACGATGACCATGGTGATGGCCCCGCTGGGTATTTGTGCAAAATTGTGTGCGGCGTCGTATATGCCGCGCAGGCTTAGTCCGAAGAACAGGCTGATGATGAGTTTGTCGTAGTGTTGAATGAATATTTTGGGTATGCCGCCGATCCAGAACCAGACGCCGTAGCGGATCATGCGCCGCGCGGCTTGCGCGTTGAAGGTGTGTAGCTGGTTCAGGGGAGGGGGATGGCGGAGCCAGACGACGGTGCAATAGAAGAGGATATAGGTGACGCTGTATGGGAAAAATCCGAGGATGAGTGCCCATTTGCCATATCCGAGGTAGGCGAGGCCGAGGCCGACGAGGGCTGCGAGGATGGTTCCTCCTGCATGTGCAAAGGCGAGGCGTCCAAATTCGAGGTTGCGCTGTAGCTGGGTTTCGGCGGTGAGTGCGGCTGTTCGGAGGAGGTCGAATGCGCCCAGTATGCCCAGGGCTATGGCGACTTTGGGGTAGTTTTGGGTGTCTGTAAAGCCGAGGTAGGTGTTGAAGAGTTCAAAGAGGTGTTCGGAATAGAGGGCGATGCAGAGGGCGAGGAGTGTGCTGATACTGCCCAGGCTAATGCTGAGTACAAAGTGCGTGGGTGCGAATTCATGGACGTTGTCGTGTTCGTGCAAGAGGGCGTAGTGCAAGCCGAAGTCTCGAATGGCGATGACAAGGGCGAGGATCGAATAGGCTGTGGTGATGGCGCCAAAGTCTTCGGGGACGAGGATCTGGTAGAGCAGGAGGAGGACCGCGAAGTTGATGAGGCGCGCGGGATAGGTGCTGCCGAAGGTTTGTATCGCGCCGTGCGCTATGCGCTGGATAGCGGATGCTTCAGTTGGTGTTGTCGGTTTTTTCATTGTATATGCACAGCGCGATTGCGATGAGGAGGA from Gemmatimonadota bacterium encodes:
- a CDS encoding oligosaccharide flippase family protein, translated to MKKPTTPTEASAIQRIAHGAIQTFGSTYPARLINFAVLLLLYQILVPEDFGAITTAYSILALVIAIRDFGLHYALLHEHDNVHEFAPTHFVLSISLGSISTLLALCIALYSEHLFELFNTYLGFTDTQNYPKVAIALGILGAFDLLRTAALTAETQLQRNLEFGRLAFAHAGGTILAALVGLGLAYLGYGKWALILGFFPYSVTYILFYCTVVWLRHPPPLNQLHTFNAQAARRMIRYGVWFWIGGIPKIFIQHYDKLIISLFFGLSLRGIYDAAHNFAQIPSGAITMVIVRITATVYARYQNNRDQLSAAYRRTSRLILRTTVPISLVLALEANRWIHIFKPDWAPAAPLLQWLIIYSLCRPILDDVHALFYSAGSPKSIAKFSAAQALILLILAPYLAHHMGAVGIAISMNAIAIVGLILALILVRAYVDIPIAKTFAPPLIAAAIGTGMHFASTEWLNTLPIPIGVLAGSAIFTTGYGSGLLIVERKTLIDEIKTVIRAIIKK
- a CDS encoding class I SAM-dependent methyltransferase codes for the protein MARYEQSRTRQHMKRTLDLGCGSNKRAGAIGADITRGSAADVIVNLEQFFYPFKDNTFDHIVFSHVIEHLTDIPRAMEEIWRISSPNACLEGVTPHFSSSASYTDPTHRHHLSYRTFDFLSEPFPNPPGKLRRFLNIFYKIEALEHRPRVVEKFQKIEVRLTFNPLFRRLGIEWLANIYPELYESFFAFIFPARDIVFRLKVKK